In one Drosophila willistoni isolate 14030-0811.24 unplaced genomic scaffold, UCI_dwil_1.1 Seg94.1, whole genome shotgun sequence genomic region, the following are encoded:
- the LOC124462099 gene encoding uncharacterized protein LOC124462099: MSFLKNHKLCQQCLNRHHQKCQREKVCGIRGCRSKHHPLIHEMQPMPEAATSSSSYRPAMVTNVHTPEGKHTQRSRESGSTYFRVFKQLGLKGVPDPLCVKWTNDTTREENASERVTLTVANPHNGNQFYLEEVHSVDTLDLPVQSIDIRALAKEFPHLEGLPIASYTNARPSILIGTNNWNLAVPLKIKEGAWHQPIASKTRLGWALQSSTPSRATRANVSVHMCGCRDADAKLHEIIKQAFSLDATTAKPLSSPEETQALTRLESTTALKNGRYEVGLMWKDPEVLLPDSYENALKRLKCLQKQFSRQPQLKEQITKQIENLVEKGYARMLTPEEIAAPNRRSWYLPTFITKNPNKPEKVRLVWDAAAQSGGKVLNDYIWSGPDLLNSLFDLLLSFRVGRVAICGDIAEMFHQIRVRPADTHAQRFLWFDSKSERQEPNVYVMEALTFGINCAPCIAHFIRDKNADRFCQQYPQAAQAMKDYHYVDDFIYSGDNYVEVGNIATQVRDIHAAGGFHIRNWSSNSTEVLRLLKSDSLLPEAVEITATEKVLGLYWMPNSDVFTFICKFARLKRNVLDSDKTPTKRELLQVLMSMYDLLGFISCFTIELKILLQEVWRSGIGWDTDYLLQDQHEWPKCDDLGPPNNAEVRHNILFIDNSPMELKLNAEYFSDWRRLYRALARFILYIEKLKAKQKKASPPTEVSYEMIQQARTLLLRHAQLSEFNPEIRNLTRDENQLLRTRGRAENLNGQNQILLPYGHHITRLIVNWYHQEMHHTSPCINRIRGMFYIPRLRVLYKGMRKSCQRCKNESAMPVPPQMAPLPIARLAAYQRPFTYVGIDYFGPFLVAVGRRSEKRWGVFAAEIR, translated from the exons ATGTCTTTTCTGAAAAATCACAAGCTCTGCCAACAATGCCTAAACCGTCATCACCAAAAATGCCAACGTGAAAAGGTTTGCGGCATACGAGGCTGCCGAAGCAAGCATCACCCATTGATCCATGAGATGCAGCCGATGCCAGAGGCTGCGACATCCAGCAGCTCATACAGACCAGCTATGGTCACCAACGTGCATACGCCGGAGGGCAAGCACACCCAACGATCCAGAGAGTCTGGCTCAACATATTTTCGT GTCTTTAAGCAACTCGGCTTAAAAGGCGTTCCAGATCCACTGTGCGTAAAATGGACCAACGATACAACACGCGAAGAAAATGCATCGGAACGTGTCACGCTTACGGTTGCCAATCCACATAATGGCAATCAATTCTACTTGGAAGAGGTTCACAGTGTAGATACCCTGGATCTACCTGTACAGTCTATCGACATAAGGGCTCTCGCCAAAGAATTCCCCCACCTAGAGGGACTACCGATAGCATCATACACCAACGCACGCCCAAGCATCCTAATCGGCACAAATAACTGGAACCTCGCCGTACCCCTTAAAATCAAAGAGGGGGCATGGCACCAACCAATAGCGTCAAAGACGCGACTGGGATGGGCACTACAAAGCTCCACGCCATCAAGGGCCACTAGAGCTAATGTCAGCGTTCACATGTGTGGATGCCGAGACGCAGACGCCAAGCTGCATGAGATCATCAAACAAGCGTTCTCATTAGACGCTACCACAGCAAAACCGCTATCATCACCAGAAGAAACTCAAGCTCTAACCAGACTTGAATCTACTACCGCCTTGAAGAACGGCAGGTACGAGGTCGGTCTAATGTGGAAAGACCCTGAAGTTTTATTACCTGATAGCTACGAAAACGCACTAAAACGGCTTAAATGcctacaaaagcaattttcccGACAACCACAGTTGAAGGAGCAAATCACCAAGCAAATCGAAAACCTCGTCGAAAAGGGCTATGCTCGCATGCTGACGCCGGAGGAAATAGCTGCACCAAACAGACGGTCATGGTATCTACCAACCTTCATaactaaaaatccaaataaaccaGAGAAGGTCCGGCTTGTATGGGACGCAGCCGCCCAATCCGGCGGCAAGGTTCTGAATGACTACATCTGGAGTGGTCCAGATCTCCTAAACTCCCTGTTTGACCTCTTACTCTCATTCCGAGTGGGACGAGTGGCGATCTGTGGCGATATCGCCGAGATGTTCCACCAGATCCGAGTGAGACCAGCAGACACCCATGCGCAAAGGTTTCTGTGGTTCGACAGCAAATCCGAGAGGCAAGAGCCTAACGTCTATGTTATGGAAGCGCTTACTTTCGGAATCAATTGCGCACCCTgcattgcacactttattCGTGACAAAAATGCAGATCGATTCTGCCAACAGTACCCTCAAGCAGCACAAGCCATGAAGGACTACCACTACGTGGATGATTTTATATACAGCGGCGACAACTACGTGGAAGTCGGAAACATCGCAACTCAAGTCAGAGACATCCATGCAGCAGGTGGTTTCCACATACGCAATTGGTCTTCAAACTCAACGGAGGTCCTGCGACTACTAAAGAGCGATTCGCTACTTCCCGAAGCTGTCGAAATTACCGCAACAGAAAAGGTACTCGGCTTATATTGGATGCCGAACTCCGACGTATTCACATTCATCTGCAAGTTCGCCAGGCTGAAGCGCAACGTTTTAGACAGCGACAAAACGCCAACCAAACGCGAGCTCTTGCAAGTACTTATGTCAATGTACGACCTACTCGGCTTCATCTCATGCTTTACAATAGAGCTGAAAATCCTACTGCAAGAAGTCTGGAGAAGCGGCATTGGCTGGGATACTG ACTATTTGCTGCAGGATCAACACGAGTGGCCAAAATGCGATGATTTGGGGCCACCAAACAATGCTGAAGTCAGGCATAACATACTCTTCATCGACAATTCGCCGATGGAGCTAAAACTTAACGCGGAATATTTTTCCGACTGGCGCAGGCTATATCGAGCTTTAGCGCGCTTCATTCTCTACATTGAGAAActgaaagcgaaacaaaagaaggCATCGCCACCTACAGAGGTGTCTTACGAGATGATTCAGCAGGCACGCACACTCCTACTGCGGCATGCGCAGTTATCTGAATTCAACCCAGAAATTCGCAACTTAACGAGAG ATGAAAACCAGCTCCTACGTACCCGAGGGCGAGCAGAAAACCTAAACggccaaaaccaaatactGCTCCCATATGGGCACCACATTACTCGGCTCATAGTGAACTGGTATCATCAGGAAATGCACCACACATCCCCATGTATTAACAGGATTCGAGGCATGTTTTACATACCACGCCTACGAGTCTTATACAAAGGCATGCGGAAGTCTTGCCAACGCTGTAAAAATGAGAGCGCCATGCCTGTTCCACCGCAAATGGCTCCCTTACCCATCGCCAGGCTGGCTGCCTACCAACGTCCCTTCACTTACGTCGGTATCGACTACTTCGGGCCCTTCTTGGTTGCTGTAGGACggcgaagcgaaaaaagatggGGCGTTtttgccgccgaaattcgctaa
- the LOC124462100 gene encoding uncharacterized protein LOC124462100: MSPVTDVAGNEPPSPDERIRRMEDIFKLVHENQLNATQNQKKYYDLRRRDWRPNIGSMVMLKQHVLSNANEGFNAKLAPKYKGPYKITKFLSSNVVRLQEAKGRERRTASRADLKAFNSDDSEPPELGLSEDIGLGTPRTHGPHEATD, translated from the coding sequence ATGTCGCCGGTAACGGATGTCGCCGGTAACGAACCCCCTAGCCCTGATGAGCGCATCCGACGAATGGAAGATATTTTCAAGCTCGTACATGAGAATCAACTGAACGCGACCCAGAATCAAAAGAAATACTACGACCTGAGACGACGCGACTGGCGCCCAAACATCGGGAGCATGGTCATGCTCAAGCAACATGTGCTGTCTAATGCCAACGAAGGGTTCAATGCCAAACTGGCGCCTAAGTATAAAGGCCCGTATAAAATAACCAAGTTTCTTTCCAGCAACGTCGTTAGACTACAAGAAGCCAAGGGACGTGAACGACGTACCGCCAGTCGGGCTGACTTAAAGGCCTTCAATAGTGACGACAGCGAACCACCAGAACTCGGTCTTTCTGAAGACATCGGCCTCGGGACACCTCGTACCCACGGCCCGCACGAGGCCACTGATTAA